The following proteins are encoded in a genomic region of Gemmatimonadota bacterium:
- a CDS encoding DUF2442 domain-containing protein has protein sequence MNTANNTEPRIKAIRITGELIIADLVDGRTISVPLVWSWRLADATPAQRENYEFIGDGQGVHWPDIDEDISAEGMLMGAPARPAKQRV, from the coding sequence GTGAACACTGCGAATAATACTGAACCTCGCATCAAAGCCATCAGGATCACTGGGGAATTGATCATCGCTGATTTGGTGGATGGTCGGACAATCAGTGTACCGCTCGTCTGGTCCTGGCGACTTGCAGACGCAACGCCTGCTCAGCGTGAAAACTATGAATTTATCGGCGATGGTCAGGGTGTTCACTGGCCGGATATTGACGAAGACATCAGTGCAGAAGGCATGTTGATGGGCGCACCCGCACGACCCGCCAAACAGCGTGTGTAA
- a CDS encoding DUF4160 domain-containing protein translates to MPRVSNIQGPYRFFFYSFDCHEPRHVHVRRDRRTCKYWLEPIALCKNYGFSPHELSEIRRLIQSNYVIILEAWREHCE, encoded by the coding sequence ATGCCAAGGGTCAGCAACATACAGGGGCCATATCGATTTTTCTTTTATAGTTTTGACTGTCATGAACCTCGGCATGTGCATGTGAGACGAGACAGAAGAACATGCAAATATTGGCTCGAACCCATTGCATTATGCAAAAATTACGGGTTCTCTCCTCATGAATTGAGTGAGATTCGGCGGTTAATCCAATCGAACTACGTGATAATTTTGGAGGCATGGCGTGAACACTGCGAATAA
- the modA gene encoding molybdate ABC transporter substrate-binding protein, whose translation MKKLFIYIFIATCFSTRGITLAEPVTVYAAASLTSALQDLSKTAEKQGISLRMSFASSSILAKQIAQGAPADIYFSANVKWMDFLATEKLIEPDTRIDLLGNALVIISPKNEKFSVEPHADFDFPSAFDGQLALGDPSHVPAGIYTVEALKKLGWWTLLKNRIAPTMDVRGALTLVARGECAAGIVYATDATISDGVAVIATLPDSLLHTPIVYPIAIVKGRRTPTVEAAMHFFQSDTAATVFQRYGFRVLDSGN comes from the coding sequence ATGAAAAAACTATTCATCTACATCTTCATCGCAACCTGTTTCTCAACGCGCGGAATCACCCTTGCCGAACCCGTCACCGTATATGCTGCAGCCAGCCTGACAAGCGCACTGCAAGACCTCTCCAAAACCGCAGAAAAACAGGGCATATCGTTGCGAATGTCTTTTGCCAGCTCTTCGATCCTCGCCAAACAGATAGCCCAGGGAGCGCCTGCGGATATATATTTTTCAGCTAATGTAAAATGGATGGATTTTTTGGCAACGGAAAAATTGATCGAACCCGATACCCGAATCGATCTACTGGGCAACGCCCTCGTAATTATCTCCCCCAAAAATGAAAAATTCTCTGTCGAACCCCACGCAGACTTTGACTTCCCCAGCGCATTCGATGGACAATTAGCCCTGGGCGACCCATCTCACGTGCCTGCGGGTATCTACACTGTAGAAGCCCTGAAAAAATTGGGCTGGTGGACATTGCTCAAAAACCGCATCGCCCCGACAATGGACGTACGCGGCGCACTCACACTGGTCGCCCGCGGAGAATGTGCCGCCGGCATTGTCTATGCCACAGATGCGACAATCAGCGATGGCGTCGCAGTCATTGCCACACTTCCCGACTCCCTATTGCACACACCCATTGTCTATCCAATCGCCATCGTAAAAGGACGACGCACACCAACAGTCGAAGCCGCCATGCACTTTTTTCAATCAGACACAGCGGCTACGGTCTTTCAGCGGTATGGATTCCGGGTGTTGGATTCTGGGAACTAA
- a CDS encoding SGNH/GDSL hydrolase family protein, whose protein sequence is MSDFWVQDSETMLLIGDSITDCGRRAAEAPLGSGYVRAFTEIVTAQFPERKIAYINKGIGGNRVTHLHERWREDVIDHAPDKLSIKIGINDLHSVLRQAEDAVPPARFEELYDAILDTTQREIGCPIVLITPFYISTDTSGETFQSEVMALIPEYIDIVEKMSEKYGTKLLRLHDLFQTHLKYRDSETFCPEPVHPNRTGHFIIADALFKMLCEG, encoded by the coding sequence ATGTCCGATTTTTGGGTTCAAGATAGCGAGACGATGTTGTTGATTGGCGATAGTATTACGGATTGTGGTCGGCGTGCGGCTGAGGCACCGCTGGGCAGTGGATATGTGCGGGCGTTTACTGAGATTGTGACGGCACAGTTTCCCGAGCGAAAGATCGCGTATATCAATAAGGGTATTGGCGGTAATCGCGTGACGCATTTGCACGAGCGCTGGCGAGAAGACGTGATTGATCACGCGCCGGATAAGTTGTCGATTAAGATCGGGATCAACGATTTGCACAGCGTTTTGCGACAGGCGGAGGATGCGGTTCCGCCCGCGCGATTTGAAGAATTGTACGATGCTATTCTGGATACGACACAACGGGAGATTGGGTGTCCAATTGTGCTGATTACACCTTTTTATATTTCGACAGATACATCCGGGGAGACGTTCCAGAGCGAGGTTATGGCGTTGATTCCGGAGTATATCGACATTGTGGAGAAGATGAGCGAGAAGTACGGGACAAAGCTGTTGCGGTTGCACGATCTTTTCCAGACGCATTTGAAATATAGAGATTCAGAGACTTTCTGTCCAGAGCCTGTGCATCCCAATCGGACAGGACATTTTATCATTGCGGATGCGTTGTTTAAGATGCTTTGTGAAGGGTGA
- a CDS encoding Gfo/Idh/MocA family oxidoreductase: MRCLRCFVKGETGGIPCRLSSIGGISMDKLKIAHIGTGNRGANVYLPLIAKLKDDLELVAVCDVSEDSVKAQGAKYSVAAYTDTAEMLEKEKPDICSIVITPSNNHIPGLLCSEHGVSYCTETPIDTDLGWADEMIESAKQHGTKIEVNENYYRVPSERIKREMILAGVFGKINVAYNEFRGHGYHGVGLIRSYVGFDNEPLRVFGLRKSFAVQEHVWRQGQPTRDSEDWQQGVIEFVDGAVGVFHFSSLSYGSPLRGFNGTKFYAERGMCFRDEAVILNDTADEQRKITIARKTNDVNGFETLAALVADTTPEVVWENPLQNYPLSDGEITVASELMSIANAVRNDTEPEYGAYNGRKDREIDVAMARSWANDGEPVTFPFEYERR; the protein is encoded by the coding sequence ATGCGTTGTTTAAGATGCTTTGTGAAGGGTGAGACTGGGGGCATACCATGTCGGCTTTCTTCAATTGGAGGCATATCAATGGACAAGCTCAAAATTGCACATATCGGCACGGGGAATCGAGGGGCAAATGTGTATCTTCCGCTCATTGCTAAATTGAAGGACGATCTTGAACTGGTCGCTGTTTGCGATGTAAGCGAAGATTCTGTCAAGGCGCAGGGCGCAAAGTATAGCGTTGCTGCATACACAGATACTGCTGAGATGCTGGAAAAAGAGAAGCCAGATATTTGCTCCATCGTTATTACCCCGAGCAATAATCATATCCCGGGGCTGTTGTGCTCTGAACATGGCGTGAGTTACTGCACTGAGACGCCGATCGACACAGACCTCGGCTGGGCGGATGAGATGATTGAGTCCGCAAAGCAGCACGGGACGAAGATTGAGGTCAATGAAAACTATTATCGCGTGCCATCGGAACGGATTAAACGTGAGATGATTCTGGCGGGTGTATTCGGCAAGATCAATGTTGCCTACAACGAGTTTCGCGGACACGGGTATCACGGGGTCGGCTTGATTCGCAGTTACGTCGGTTTTGATAACGAACCCCTGCGCGTGTTCGGTTTGCGAAAGAGCTTCGCAGTGCAGGAGCATGTCTGGCGGCAAGGTCAGCCGACACGCGACTCAGAGGATTGGCAGCAAGGCGTTATCGAATTTGTCGATGGCGCGGTCGGGGTATTCCATTTCAGCAGTTTGTCTTACGGTTCGCCGCTTCGGGGTTTTAATGGCACGAAGTTCTACGCCGAGCGTGGGATGTGCTTCCGCGATGAAGCGGTCATTCTAAACGATACCGCCGATGAGCAACGCAAAATCACGATTGCCCGCAAAACCAACGATGTCAATGGATTTGAGACCCTCGCCGCTCTCGTGGCGGATACAACGCCGGAGGTGGTGTGGGAAAATCCGTTGCAAAATTATCCGCTCAGTGATGGCGAAATTACCGTCGCATCAGAATTGATGAGTATCGCAAATGCCGTTCGCAACGATACCGAGCCAGAATATGGGGCTTATAATGGTCGCAAGGACCGGGAGATTGACGTGGCGATGGCGAGATCGTGGGCAAACGATGGTGAACCTGTGACGTTCCCATTCGAATACGAGAGGCGATGA
- a CDS encoding aminotransferase class I/II-fold pyridoxal phosphate-dependent enzyme, with protein sequence MGTEIAGIRDSSPQESVIRRMTRLSLEHNALNLSQGITDEPVLYDLAWAGIAAILGGSDEGAEQLHALTLCDLLVRNAGNDHLNHSLKDLCAILQPQHDRYNQYSFPYGLPELREAIADYTRRFYAFRPNPETQITVTAGATEGLSSTLRALCNPGDSVIVLQPFHEMYPNQASLFGLRCEYVTLREKSDGWVLDKDEWIAAAKRARALILNTPHNPTGKVFSETELAFIADLCSKHDLFLITDEIYEHILYGDSVHICPATLAGMAGRTIVINAITKTANASGWRVGWVISPEQHTPRIRAVHDTLVVQAPTPLQKGAEHLLQLPDAIFKNMHKPFLQKRNLLLNALQSTGFKITPPDGSYYLFADYRSVPTLCDMNATDAAMYMTREIGVTPVPGDNFYATGSEGDRYLRFAFCRTLDSLSEAAERLKRLKT encoded by the coding sequence ATGGGAACAGAAATTGCTGGGATAAGAGATTCTTCCCCACAAGAATCCGTCATCCGGCGCATGACCCGTCTATCCCTTGAACACAATGCCTTGAACCTCTCTCAGGGGATCACAGACGAACCCGTACTCTACGACCTCGCCTGGGCGGGCATCGCCGCCATACTGGGTGGCTCAGATGAAGGTGCCGAGCAATTGCACGCGCTCACCCTCTGCGACCTCCTCGTGCGCAACGCGGGCAACGACCACCTCAACCATTCCCTCAAAGACCTCTGCGCCATCCTCCAACCCCAGCACGACCGCTACAACCAGTACTCCTTTCCCTACGGATTGCCTGAACTGCGGGAAGCCATCGCAGACTACACCCGGCGATTCTACGCCTTTCGTCCCAACCCCGAAACGCAAATCACCGTCACCGCAGGCGCAACCGAAGGCCTCTCCTCAACACTTCGCGCCCTGTGCAATCCCGGCGACAGCGTCATCGTCTTACAACCCTTTCACGAAATGTATCCCAACCAGGCCAGCCTGTTCGGGCTGCGCTGCGAATATGTCACCCTGCGCGAAAAAAGCGATGGCTGGGTGCTCGACAAAGACGAATGGATCGCCGCGGCAAAACGCGCGCGCGCACTCATCCTCAACACGCCACACAACCCCACGGGCAAAGTATTCTCCGAAACAGAACTCGCCTTCATTGCAGACCTCTGCTCCAAACACGACCTATTTTTAATCACCGACGAAATCTACGAACACATCCTCTACGGCGATAGCGTCCACATCTGCCCTGCAACACTCGCCGGCATGGCCGGGCGCACCATTGTCATCAACGCCATCACCAAAACCGCCAACGCCAGCGGCTGGCGCGTCGGCTGGGTCATATCGCCCGAACAACACACCCCGAGGATTCGCGCGGTTCACGACACCCTCGTCGTCCAGGCTCCCACCCCATTGCAAAAAGGCGCCGAGCACCTGTTGCAATTGCCCGACGCCATCTTCAAAAATATGCACAAACCATTCTTACAAAAACGCAACCTGCTCCTCAACGCACTCCAATCCACCGGATTCAAAATCACCCCCCCCGACGGCTCCTACTACCTCTTTGCCGATTACCGCTCCGTCCCCACCTTATGCGACATGAACGCAACCGACGCTGCCATGTACATGACCCGGGAAATCGGTGTCACCCCCGTACCCGGCGACAACTTCTACGCAACGGGCAGTGAAGGCGACCGATACTTGCGCTTTGCCTTCTGCCGCACCCTCGACAGCCTGAGCGAAGCAGCAGAACGGCTGAAAAGGTTAAAGACGTAA
- a CDS encoding sulfatase, which translates to MPIKPNILWIYGEDLYPDLACYGTPAVQTPNIDKLASEGTLFTNAFVTCPVCSPSRSAIITGRYQTSFGAHNHRSKRDTPLPEHIRLITDYFRDAGYYTCNSPGPPFDKSGKTDFNFQRNGVFDGIDWTQRAEGQPFYAQNNITDTHRNFTPDPQNPVDPDAVEIPPYYPDHPLIRKDWAMYLESVQVFDHKVGQVLQRLEDEGVADNTIVFLIADHGRAHIRDKQFLYDGGIRIPCIVRWPGHIDAGVVSDELVSGIDLAPTALSLAGLEVPPEMEGNIFLGPDAKSRSEIYSARDRCDGTVDRIRCVRTKNYKYIRNYHPDRPYMQFNRYKYQQYPLWTLLPLLGKEDKLTEAQAKFLAPYRPYEELYDLQADPHEVENLAESPDHQNALNDLRSRLDNWIETYGDQGEIPEDPEVIAAQAEDMYDKHRSAPDSQLSPEEYIKTWEQKLLG; encoded by the coding sequence ATGCCCATTAAACCCAACATCCTCTGGATCTATGGCGAAGACCTCTATCCCGACCTCGCCTGCTATGGCACACCAGCAGTGCAAACGCCCAACATCGACAAACTCGCATCGGAAGGCACGCTATTTACAAATGCATTTGTCACCTGCCCGGTGTGTTCTCCGAGCAGATCGGCCATCATCACTGGTCGATATCAAACCAGCTTTGGCGCGCACAATCACCGCAGCAAGCGCGACACCCCATTGCCCGAACACATTCGCCTCATCACCGACTATTTCCGCGATGCGGGATATTACACCTGCAACAGCCCGGGACCGCCCTTTGATAAATCCGGTAAAACCGACTTCAACTTCCAGCGGAATGGCGTCTTTGATGGCATAGACTGGACCCAACGCGCAGAGGGCCAGCCCTTTTACGCCCAGAACAACATCACCGACACCCATCGCAACTTCACACCCGACCCGCAAAACCCCGTTGATCCCGACGCCGTAGAAATTCCGCCTTATTATCCCGATCATCCCCTCATCAGAAAAGACTGGGCCATGTATCTCGAAAGCGTCCAGGTCTTCGACCACAAAGTCGGCCAGGTGCTCCAGCGCCTCGAAGACGAAGGCGTAGCCGACAACACCATCGTCTTCCTCATCGCCGATCACGGACGCGCGCATATCCGCGACAAACAATTCCTGTACGACGGTGGCATTCGCATACCCTGCATTGTGCGCTGGCCCGGGCACATCGACGCAGGCGTCGTAAGCGACGAACTCGTCAGCGGCATAGACCTTGCACCCACCGCGCTCTCGCTCGCGGGTTTAGAAGTCCCCCCGGAAATGGAAGGCAACATCTTCCTCGGTCCCGATGCAAAATCCCGCAGCGAAATCTACTCAGCACGCGACCGATGTGACGGCACAGTAGATCGCATCCGCTGCGTACGCACAAAAAACTACAAATACATACGCAACTATCATCCCGACCGCCCCTACATGCAATTCAACCGCTACAAATACCAGCAATACCCCCTCTGGACACTCCTTCCCCTACTTGGCAAAGAAGACAAACTCACCGAAGCACAGGCAAAATTCCTCGCACCCTATCGCCCTTACGAAGAACTCTACGACCTGCAAGCCGACCCCCACGAAGTCGAAAACCTCGCAGAATCGCCAGACCATCAAAACGCGCTCAACGACCTGCGCTCGCGCCTCGACAACTGGATCGAAACATACGGCGACCAGGGCGAAATCCCCGAAGATCCAGAGGTCATCGCAGCACAAGCAGAAGACATGTACGACAAACATCGAAGCGCGCCGGACAGTCAACTATCGCCCGAAGAATACATAAAAACATGGGAACAGAAATTGCTGGGATAA
- a CDS encoding sugar phosphate isomerase/epimerase: MKLGLNSVLFGAWDMETAFKYTAMAGYDGIEVAAISGMSQHLVLDNWRETAREARRLGREYGLELLAMEQPRQDPDTMEKAFQAANEAGIPVVNCGPGGKSDDEETFQQSIDSLGNLANRAEKYGVTLCVKAHVGAAIYNTPTTLRVMEAISSPAFGIDMDPSHIHRANENPVEAIAAVVSRVKHVHIRDCKGRERGPGAPENQANGRGDIDLVGYIRVLHENGYDGPVNLEVIGTKAQGHSLEQCCIIGAETRGHMQASLQACGAR, from the coding sequence ATGAAACTCGGACTCAACTCTGTTCTCTTTGGCGCATGGGACATGGAAACCGCTTTTAAGTACACTGCCATGGCCGGATACGACGGCATAGAAGTCGCGGCAATTAGCGGCATGAGCCAGCACCTCGTCCTCGACAACTGGCGCGAAACAGCCCGGGAAGCCAGACGCCTGGGACGTGAATACGGCCTCGAACTCCTCGCCATGGAACAACCCAGACAAGATCCCGACACCATGGAAAAAGCATTTCAAGCTGCAAACGAAGCCGGCATCCCCGTCGTCAATTGCGGTCCGGGTGGAAAATCAGACGACGAAGAAACTTTCCAACAAAGCATCGACTCCCTCGGCAACCTCGCCAACAGAGCCGAAAAATACGGCGTAACCCTCTGCGTCAAAGCCCATGTGGGCGCAGCCATCTACAACACCCCAACCACCCTGCGCGTGATGGAAGCCATCTCATCCCCCGCCTTTGGCATTGACATGGACCCCTCACACATCCACCGCGCAAACGAAAATCCAGTAGAAGCCATCGCAGCCGTCGTCTCGCGCGTCAAACACGTCCACATCCGCGACTGCAAAGGCCGCGAACGCGGACCCGGCGCCCCCGAAAACCAGGCCAATGGCCGCGGCGACATCGACCTCGTCGGCTATATCCGCGTCCTGCACGAAAACGGTTACGACGGACCCGTCAATCTCGAAGTCATCGGCACAAAAGCACAGGGACACAGCCTAGAACAATGTTGCATCATCGGTGCGGAAACTCGCGGACACATGCAGGCATCCTTGCAAGCGTGCGGCGCGCGATAA
- a CDS encoding SDR family oxidoreductase has translation MSSKVAIITGAGSGIGKHTTLAFLDAGYSVALAGRREDPLRATVSEAGVDDSKTLVVPTDVGDPASVENLFARTKEKFGRLDVLFNNAGVGAPGVNLEDLTFEQWQTVVNTNLTGVFLCIQEAFKIMKDQTPRGGRIINNGSISAHVPRPNSAPYTSTKHAVSGLTKSASLDGRKYDIACGQIDIGNAATDMTERMKRGVPQANGSTLVEPTMDVRGVAQAVLNMASLPLDANVQFMTIMATKMPYIGRG, from the coding sequence ATGAGTAGCAAAGTTGCAATCATCACTGGCGCGGGCAGCGGGATTGGCAAACACACGACCCTTGCCTTTTTGGATGCGGGATATTCAGTTGCTCTGGCAGGACGACGCGAAGATCCCTTGAGAGCTACGGTGAGTGAAGCGGGCGTAGATGATTCAAAAACGCTTGTTGTGCCGACAGATGTTGGCGATCCAGCGTCTGTGGAAAATCTTTTTGCGCGGACAAAAGAGAAATTTGGACGCCTGGATGTGCTTTTCAATAATGCGGGTGTGGGCGCACCTGGTGTCAATCTCGAGGATTTGACTTTTGAGCAATGGCAAACGGTTGTCAATACCAATTTAACGGGTGTCTTTTTGTGTATTCAGGAGGCATTTAAAATTATGAAAGACCAGACGCCCCGGGGCGGGAGGATCATCAATAATGGGTCGATATCGGCGCATGTTCCCCGTCCAAATTCTGCGCCTTATACATCGACCAAACACGCGGTGTCCGGTCTGACAAAATCCGCTTCGCTCGATGGGCGCAAATACGATATCGCTTGCGGACAGATCGATATTGGCAATGCAGCGACCGATATGACCGAGCGCATGAAAAGAGGGGTTCCGCAAGCCAATGGATCTACTCTGGTAGAGCCTACGATGGATGTCAGGGGCGTCGCGCAAGCCGTGCTCAATATGGCGAGCCTTCCGTTAGATGCAAATGTTCAGTTTATGACGATTATGGCGACTAAGATGCCTTATATCGGTCGCGGTTAA